AAATTACCATCTAAATTAGCGATGATTATAGTTTAAGCCATGTAGATTATCATAATTACTTATTCAGATACAAAAAGTGTTTTATTACCTTGATATTTGTCAGAACATCGAccaaaaagtttaaaatttaaattaatatataggtGGAGAGGTGTATGTCGTTTATAAGGCTATGCCAAGCTTTGTTCTCAACGAGTATCGGATTATTGAATGCCCCTCTCATTGGTAGGATCAGATTTACATTTAACAACATACTTGGCAACAATGATGAAAAATCAGCATATCAAATTCCAGCAGCAAGGGTGAGATCGTGTTACTGTAGTGTTATATTTTGCTATAGATAAAACTTTGAACTTATTGATGTTGTATATCATTCAGTTCCTCTTCTTGCACTAACATTTTTGTGAGTTTAGGGAAGGCTGCATTTGTTGAGTCATACTCATATAATCTACTTGTAATTGATTCCAAACAAtattacccccccccccccccccaacaacAACCcacaaaaaaagaaattaaaaaaaaaaacgctaaatagaagttgtccttttgtggaaaattttaaaaaaaattgccgTAGTAGTGAAAAGGAATAATGCATGCCGTAAATGAGATAAATATAATTAATGAGAAGAAGGCCCTTGAGGTGTACAGAAGGATGTAGGCTAGTGCAATTTGTTGCTGGTATTTCATTTGAACCATACATGTGATGCTGATGTGGTCACATGACTTGCTAGTCTGTGCAAACATATATATGCACAAAAAGGCATAATAAAATTTGCAGAATCAGAAATACATGCATACTGAAAGTGAAGAAATATGACATAAAAAGAAGCAGCCACATCCACATGCGTGCACCAAACTTATGTTTCAATTTGTGCTGAACTTATTTAGAATGCTTTCACATATTTGCAGTGAATTGTTCTCTTTCATTAGTATGCACAGCTGttacatcaaatttctttgtttaGTGGGGAATTTGTTGTAAGTTCTTTTCTAACTCCACTGTGCAGGGCTGTGCGCATTGCCCCTTTTTCCAACAGACTGGCTCAAGCAGTTCCTCCTGATATCCAGAGGCTTAGATGCTTAGCCAATTTTGAAGCACTAAGGTTTTCAGAACCTATAAGAACTCTTGCAGAGAAAATGGTTGATAGGATGTTTAAGAATAGTTCCCAGAGTGGGGGGAAATATGTTTCTGTGCATCTTCGATTTGAAATGGTGTTTTACTCATTCATTTATTTTGTAGGAAACTTTATAGCTAGATTTTTGTAGCCGTATTCCACTTTATTTCTAAGTGTCATTTTCTGTATCATGGCAGGATATGGTTGCATTTTCATGCTGCGAGTATGATGGTGGAGAGGAAGAGAAACATGAAATGGATATTGCTCGAGAAAGAGCCTGGAGAGGAAAATTCAGGAGAAGAGGTAGAGTAATAAGGCCAGGAGCAAATCGTGTGGATGGAAAATGCCCTTTAACTCCACTAGAGGTAATCCAAATATTCTCTTTCTCTTGTTGGTTTTGATGAATAGAATTTTTCATCTTTATAATGCTCAGTTCAGGCTTTGTTGTAGGATGCATGCAACAATCCTAGTAAAGTTACACTCTTTAGAAAATCAATGGCAACTTGTGAAAGTATTGGCTTCTGTAATGCTAAAGATGCATTGTAAAGATTTGCGTGATGGTCTAGAAATCAATGTTATTGGATGAAGTTCATCTGATTCTGTTACCTTTGCTTAGTGAATATAATACCTGAATTTTGGCAATCTAAGAGTTCATTATAAATGAAAGCTGTAATGTTCCCTGCACATGCACAGCACCGAAAAAAGGGAAAGAACCATGGTGTGCCTGAGCAATGAAGAAATAGGACTCCTGATGTAATGAACGTCAGCCATTTGAGTAAGATTTTTGGTAGTCATTCCATTTTTTTCACTTGTGAAATTTCTCAGCTATAGCGTACATGGAAGATCATGACTTCCTTCTTGTATTGACTTGATTGTATTGTTTTTTGAATTACAAGCTCCTGTATACTTGGTGTGAAGAAACAACATTAGAATTTTGGttctatttctcttcttcttgaTAAAAACAAGAAGTGAAAATTCTAGCCTATGCAACACTGATCTCTGTGGTTGGTTTTGCAGGTGGGAATGATGCTTAGGGGCATGGGCTTTGATAATAACACTTCAGTTTATGTTGCGGCGGGTAATATTTATAAAGAGGACAAATTCATGGCTCCACTTAAACAGATGTTTCCACGTTTAGAAACAAAAGATACGCTAGCTACTGCAGAAGAACTTGCTCCATTTAAGGTATCAAACTGGTCATGTGTGCACTATATGAATAGTAATTTTCCAAACTATTATCACAACTAAATGAGACCTCTAGCACATAATGGAAATAAGTACATAGATAAAATAGGTTATGAATAATTCGATCTTTGTAACACTTGAGTATGTGATGTAGGGCTACTCATCTAGGTTGGCTGCTCTGGATTATACGGTCTGCCTGCACAGTGAAGTCTTTGTCACGACTCAAGGTGGAAATTTTCCCCACTTTTTGATGGGTCATCGGCGTTATTTGTATGGAGGTCATGCAAAGACAATTAAACCTGACAAGAGAAAATTGGCTCTCTTATTTGATAAGCCCAATATCAGGTATAATGCGAATAATTTGTGGAACTGAAACTGAAGAAAAAGAAGTGCACTTGTTTGGTTTGTTTTTAAGCATCAAGATTACAATGATTGCATTCTATTAAGTACCTTAGGGGAGAACTTTCCCCCTAAAAGGTCTCCATTAGGGTAAGAGAGACCAGGGCCATGTACACCCACCCATATAACCAATATGGGACATAGGGATTGAACTCATTCATGTTTTAAATCTCCTTGTTCACCATCTTCCTTGCAGATGTTGCTTTGTTTTTTTAACTATCTTATCATATCATACAAGGTTGCACAGACTTTATGCAATATAAAATTTCTATTGAAAATAAAACCTGATTGAAATATTGTATAATATCTCTGACTGTAATTTACGTCATATCCTTGtggatattttggtaatgttctATAATGGATGTTAAGTGCGCAAGCCTAAGAAATGTTGGCCAGTTTGGTAAAAGTTGCAGTATGTGGCTTTTATGGAGCCCTAGACTCTTTGGAGTATATTGACCAGAAAAAGAACAAGAACGAAATAAAAGAAATGGGATTTACGATTTAGAACAGAGAAAGAGGTGGACAACAGAGTCACAGTCATGGCTATGCCTTCCATTattgttaaaaatgaaaatactCTTTAATGACTAACTTGTATAAATTGAAGGTCATTTCTGATTGTTTTCTTTGTCAAAAATTACGATTAGATTTATCTACTATCTTATTCAAAGTACTTAAGAAAAATTggtagttttattttttattttttgaggtTGTTCTTGGTATATTGTGAATGGAAAGTCCTTGCAAGTTTCAACTTCATAATTTTTGTTAGATATATGCTCCTAATCCTTGGTAGTTGGTAGAATGTTAATTCACCCTACGGTGATGGTTCTTAACCCTTTCTTCTTGCCTATTAAGCTGCCGACATGCCAAATGCTGGACAGTTGATATGCATGCATGAATGCATACGTGCACCTATTGATTTCTGGACTACTCATAGTTATATGTATATAGAAAACCCAATCAGAAATGTGAACTTTAATTTTTTGAAATGTTCGGGGGAATTCTATAATATATGTTGTACTTCTATTTGTTAAGTTGGTATATATCTTATGCGACTTATTGCTTGCTTTGCTACGAATCTAAGTTTCTTTGTATGTGAAGCCAATGGTTCTGTGCAGTCAAGTTGTCTGGTTTTTGATACTTGCACAGGCATCCTAGTGTTGTAAGCTCTACAACAAATTGCATAGGCTTGCCTGTTATGAAAAAAGTTTATTTGATCATATTTGCCAATATCCATGTATGAATTGTGttggtattattattattattttcttttttgaaaaatGATTCATTGCACACAATTTAAGAACAAGGGAATGAATATGTTTGATGAAAACGGTTGAAAGCTTGTGTACACTGAATAGGctccctttatttatttatttatttttcaatgaTTGATCACCACAGAAATGATCTTAAGTTAATCACTAttgtttcttatttttcttttacaggtggGAAGTCTTCAGGCAGCAGATGCAAGACATGCATCGACGCAGTGATCTCAAAGGATCTGAACTGAGAAAGCCCAGTGCATCACTTTACACATTCCCTATGCCTGATTGCATGTGTAAAACACCCAAAGCAAGAcatgaacacaacaataataaCACCATGAAACTGCGGCTCTAACCAGATGATAGTTTCTGGAGTTACAGAATAACTATACGTGTAATTTTTCTTTTGTATCATTAAAATTAATGAGCAAAAAAACAAGTTTCATTAGATTTAATTCTTTGATTAGATTTGGAGGGAGAACATTACAGGTTTATTCTTTGAGGTTCATTGCCTCGGCTATAGTTGGCATGTTCTCATATTTCACTGTAAATGATGCTTTTAAAATatacaatatatataaaaaaaaatgtgtTGTAATTGGCAAAATTGTTGAAGTAAAGATTTGTACTCTTGCAGTTGACAAAAGTGAATCTCTTTTTGATGGTATATGTTCGTGTATTTAATAAACTTTCAAATCTCACGAGTAGAATTTCAAGGGATTTTTTTTCCATACGGTTGATTCCTATTCGAACTTGGTACCTCTGACTTCATTGCTGGACATAAAGAGAATTTGAACGATCCTTTTCAAGGATAAAACTAAAGCAGATTCTTCATCTAATAGTCCTAGCGGATTACGGGTGGTCACAGAATGGAATGCATTCAAAACTTCAGATTATTATAAAGGACTTCAAAATCCTTGGATTCAGATTCATAGATGCAACACAAATCTCGTTTGgttggaaagaaaataaaacgaAAAATTTCCTATCTGCAATCCTTAAAATTCCGTTCTATTTCATGGATTTAATTGGTATCCCAAATAAAAGAGATTATGAAAATTCATATGAAATTAATTACTGCATGAAGTATGTCCACTGGCAGCCACCACTGATGATAGCTCTTCAGATTTAGTTAATCACCATTCACCGCTCATATTGCTAAGTTCCCAACTCATATTCTTGGTATTCAAATTTACTACCaaaaaattttttagaaaatattagcCTTTAAAATTAAGTTTAAACTTAAATATCATAATTCTCTATTTTGATCTTAATTAGAGttgattatattaaaaaaatttcactgataatcataattaaatttattaattaaatatttactctataatataaaaaataataatttaaatcctgACAATTGGATGACACTAAAATGCATCAACAATAATAGAAAAATACAACTAAGCTAACAGCTTCATCTTAGGCAAAAAGGTGGCAATTAGTTATCAAATCAACATTAGTGGAAAGTTGAAAATGTTCCAAAATAATATtggtataataattaaatattatctttttttttaaatataataaaaattgatagtaaattttttaattattcatcTCGTTAAATGTCatcttatatttaataataaattaattcttataaaattaaattaaattgaaaatattaatttaaagagtaaaatttattaatttaaaaaaatctctcaatatttttaaattttattattttaaaatctcttactGTAGCATGTTGGACTGTTTGATAGTGATAGGCTTCATGCCCATCTAATCCATTTTGCTCTTTGATAATTTCTTTGCCACTTTTATAATTGACAATTCAAATCTGAAACTGAAAGCCCTTATGGTTTGAAAATGGTGTCACATCATCATCCTCCCCAAGTGCTTATCTTATCCAGCAATGTTGATTTAATGCTCCTCCTTTTGACCCAAAACTTCCCATATTTAGATATAAAGACtttct
This is a stretch of genomic DNA from Hevea brasiliensis isolate MT/VB/25A 57/8 chromosome 12, ASM3005281v1, whole genome shotgun sequence. It encodes these proteins:
- the LOC110650858 gene encoding O-fucosyltransferase 9 isoform X1 is translated as MHGYSRLGNGHSVTATTTPSPPSSPRLRHSRGKSGGNGGGSGGGSGAGGCGRGSKRNWVERLMFVLVSLVFKRRGVLLFAPLLYISGMMLYMGSLNFDVDLKNGGVVVRKRPPPGSVYRSPQVFKKLWPHMEAKSNRSYNALMRAWDPKLHKGWKPCGNNNISEAELPKSNGFLIIEANGGLNQQRLSICDAVAVAGLLNATLVIPIFHLNSVWQDSSKFGDIFDQDFFIHALKNDVDVVPELPRDVLEQFDNNISSIANLRVKAWSSPTYYLQKVLPKLVQMRAVRIAPFSNRLAQAVPPDIQRLRCLANFEALRFSEPIRTLAEKMVDRMFKNSSQSGGKYVSVHLRFEMDMVAFSCCEYDGGEEEKHEMDIARERAWRGKFRRRGRVIRPGANRVDGKCPLTPLEVGMMLRGMGFDNNTSVYVAAGNIYKEDKFMAPLKQMFPRLETKDTLATAEELAPFKGYSSRLAALDYTVCLHSEVFVTTQGGNFPHFLMGHRRYLYGGHAKTIKPDKRKLALLFDKPNIRWEVFRQQMQDMHRRSDLKGSELRKPSASLYTFPMPDCMCKTPKARHEHNNNNTMKLRL
- the LOC110650858 gene encoding O-fucosyltransferase 9 isoform X2, producing the protein MATPSLQPPRPLPPPLLAFATAGASLVGMVEVLEVVVALAAAVVAPNGIGWRDLKNGGVVVRKRPPPGSVYRSPQVFKKLWPHMEAKSNRSYNALMRAWDPKLHKGWKPCGNNNISEAELPKSNGFLIIEANGGLNQQRLSICDAVAVAGLLNATLVIPIFHLNSVWQDSSKFGDIFDQDFFIHALKNDVDVVPELPRDVLEQFDNNISSIANLRVKAWSSPTYYLQKVLPKLVQMRAVRIAPFSNRLAQAVPPDIQRLRCLANFEALRFSEPIRTLAEKMVDRMFKNSSQSGGKYVSVHLRFEMDMVAFSCCEYDGGEEEKHEMDIARERAWRGKFRRRGRVIRPGANRVDGKCPLTPLEVGMMLRGMGFDNNTSVYVAAGNIYKEDKFMAPLKQMFPRLETKDTLATAEELAPFKGYSSRLAALDYTVCLHSEVFVTTQGGNFPHFLMGHRRYLYGGHAKTIKPDKRKLALLFDKPNIRWEVFRQQMQDMHRRSDLKGSELRKPSASLYTFPMPDCMCKTPKARHEHNNNNTMKLRL